A single region of the Hoeflea prorocentri genome encodes:
- a CDS encoding tripartite tricarboxylate transporter permease encodes MIEGILVGLGTALNPVNILFVFAGCLIGTFIGMLPGLGPMSAIALMIPVAASLEPATGIILMAAVYYGAIFGGSTSSILINAPGVASTVATSFDGYPMAKAGKAGKALAIAAYSSFSGGVIAAIFLLVAAPFLAAVSLSFHSADYFALMVLGLTAVAAFAGKGDVLKALLMTVIGLMLSTVGTDQTQGVPRFTLGLIDLTDGISFLLLVMATFALSEALIAILKPSGDNKRQEEMEASSNLGSMKVSGEEVREMAPVIGRSSVLGFIIGVLPGAGATIASFLAYGTEQRLAGPEKGKLFGKGSVRGLSAPETANNAAATGSFVPLLTLGIPGSGTTAIMLGALIGYGIQPGPRLYIDQPAVFWSVIVSMWIGNIVLLILNLPLIPYIAKVLAIPSRFLLPLILFFSLIGVYFVTFNTFDIQLMVLFGLVAVMLRFLDFPMAPMILGFILGGMMEENLRRALLINNDSWSFLWQRPLTFAILLIALFCLFAPMIWSNVQRLRKGADRAGEGG; translated from the coding sequence ATGATTGAAGGCATCCTTGTCGGTCTTGGAACCGCGCTCAACCCGGTCAATATCCTCTTTGTCTTTGCCGGCTGTCTCATCGGCACCTTCATCGGCATGCTGCCCGGCCTCGGGCCGATGTCCGCCATCGCGCTGATGATCCCGGTCGCCGCCAGTCTGGAGCCGGCCACGGGCATCATCCTGATGGCGGCCGTCTATTACGGCGCGATCTTCGGTGGTTCGACCTCCTCGATCCTGATCAATGCGCCGGGCGTTGCAAGCACCGTGGCGACCTCTTTCGACGGCTATCCCATGGCCAAGGCCGGCAAGGCCGGCAAGGCGCTGGCAATAGCCGCCTATTCCTCGTTTTCCGGCGGTGTGATTGCCGCGATCTTCCTGCTGGTCGCCGCGCCTTTCCTGGCGGCGGTCTCCCTGTCTTTCCATTCCGCCGATTATTTTGCCCTGATGGTGCTTGGCCTGACCGCCGTTGCCGCCTTTGCCGGCAAGGGCGATGTCTTGAAAGCACTGCTGATGACGGTCATCGGCCTGATGTTATCGACCGTCGGCACCGACCAGACGCAGGGCGTGCCGCGTTTTACTCTGGGCCTCATCGACCTCACCGACGGCATCTCCTTCCTGCTTCTCGTCATGGCGACCTTTGCGCTGTCCGAGGCGCTGATCGCCATTCTGAAACCCTCGGGTGACAACAAGCGTCAGGAGGAGATGGAAGCCTCGTCCAATCTCGGCTCCATGAAGGTGAGTGGCGAGGAAGTGCGCGAAATGGCGCCTGTTATCGGCCGCTCGTCTGTTCTCGGCTTCATCATCGGTGTTCTGCCGGGCGCAGGCGCGACAATTGCAAGCTTTCTCGCCTATGGCACCGAGCAGCGCCTGGCCGGGCCCGAAAAGGGCAAGCTTTTCGGCAAGGGGTCCGTGCGCGGGCTTTCGGCGCCCGAAACAGCCAACAACGCGGCGGCGACCGGTTCCTTCGTTCCCCTGCTGACGCTCGGCATTCCGGGTTCGGGCACCACGGCGATCATGCTCGGTGCGCTCATCGGCTACGGCATTCAGCCCGGACCGCGTCTTTATATCGATCAGCCGGCGGTCTTCTGGTCGGTCATCGTTTCGATGTGGATCGGCAATATTGTCCTCCTGATCCTCAACCTGCCGCTCATTCCCTATATCGCCAAGGTGCTGGCCATTCCGTCCAGGTTCCTGCTGCCGCTGATCCTGTTCTTCTCGCTCATCGGCGTCTATTTCGTCACCTTCAACACGTTCGACATTCAGCTCATGGTGCTGTTCGGTCTTGTTGCCGTCATGCTGCGCTTCCTCGATTTTCCGATGGCGCCGATGATCCTTGGCTTCATCCTCGGCGGCATGATGGAGGAAAACCTGCGCCGTGCTCTGCTGATCAACAATGACAGCTGGTCCTTCCTGTGGCAGCGCCC
- a CDS encoding tripartite tricarboxylate transporter TctB family protein — protein sequence MLFSKDRIGGVLLLAFCIAYGFLSQNITLLPIQAKAAFTARTMPEVLMVLGIGLSLLIVIFPGVHERPQLAGFNWGRAALFLILMSVYGMTIRPLGFILSTSLFLMAGFAMLGERSPLKLFLVAVPLVVGFWLLMTQGLDVFIEPLPWFLKG from the coding sequence ATGCTGTTTTCAAAGGACAGGATTGGCGGCGTTCTTCTGCTCGCCTTTTGCATTGCCTACGGATTTTTAAGCCAGAACATCACGCTTCTGCCCATTCAGGCCAAGGCGGCATTCACGGCCCGCACCATGCCGGAAGTGCTGATGGTGCTCGGCATCGGCCTTTCCCTCCTGATTGTGATCTTTCCGGGCGTGCATGAGCGTCCGCAGCTTGCCGGCTTCAACTGGGGCAGGGCGGCGCTGTTCCTCATCCTCATGTCGGTCTACGGCATGACGATCCGCCCGCTCGGCTTTATCCTGTCGACCTCGCTGTTCCTCATGGCCGGATTTGCCATGCTCGGCGAGCGTTCCCCGCTCAAGCTGTTCCTCGTGGCGGTGCCGCTGGTCGTCGGCTTCTGGCTTTTGATGACACAGGGTCTCGATGTCTTCATCGAGCCGCTGCCCTGGTTCCTGAAAGGATAG
- a CDS encoding tripartite tricarboxylate transporter substrate binding protein encodes MLKKLTAALAVSVFTLAASAGLAQAQTVDEIKFLIPGGAGGGWDGTARGTGEALTKSGIVGSASYENMSGGGGGKAIAHIIETKDQNTLMVNSTPIVIRSLQKVFPQSFRDLTPIAGIIGDYGAIVVGKNSDINDLGGLLAAYKADPTAIAIGGGSVAGGMDHLIAALVMKNAGESPTDVKYIPYDAGGKAMAGLLSGEIAALTTGFGEALELARQGEVKVLCVTAMKRLPAAPDTPTCDESGSKGTDFVNWRGFFGAPGLSDDKKAQFVAALEAMYATPEWVAVRDRNGWVEIFNPGDDFTSFLEQQEEEVGGLMKELGFL; translated from the coding sequence ATGCTGAAGAAACTGACGGCAGCCCTTGCCGTGTCCGTATTTACACTCGCGGCGTCCGCCGGGCTGGCGCAGGCGCAGACCGTCGACGAAATCAAGTTCCTGATCCCCGGCGGCGCCGGCGGCGGCTGGGACGGAACGGCCCGCGGCACCGGAGAGGCGTTGACCAAATCCGGCATTGTCGGCTCCGCATCCTATGAGAACATGTCCGGCGGCGGTGGCGGCAAGGCGATTGCCCACATCATCGAGACCAAGGACCAGAATACGCTGATGGTGAACTCGACACCCATCGTCATCCGTTCGCTCCAGAAGGTCTTTCCGCAATCCTTCCGCGACCTGACGCCGATTGCCGGCATCATCGGCGACTATGGCGCGATCGTCGTCGGCAAGAACTCCGACATCAACGATCTCGGCGGCCTGCTTGCGGCTTACAAGGCCGATCCGACCGCGATTGCCATCGGCGGCGGCTCGGTTGCCGGCGGTATGGACCATCTCATCGCGGCCCTCGTCATGAAGAATGCCGGCGAGAGCCCGACGGATGTGAAGTACATTCCCTATGACGCCGGCGGCAAGGCGATGGCCGGGCTCTTGTCGGGCGAGATCGCCGCGCTGACGACCGGCTTCGGTGAGGCCCTCGAGCTTGCCCGCCAGGGCGAAGTCAAGGTGCTGTGCGTGACGGCCATGAAGCGTCTGCCGGCCGCGCCTGACACGCCGACCTGCGACGAATCCGGCTCCAAGGGAACCGACTTCGTCAACTGGCGCGGCTTCTTCGGCGCACCCGGACTGTCCGACGACAAGAAGGCACAGTTCGTCGCCGCGCTTGAAGCCATGTACGCCACGCCCGAATGGGTTGCCGTGCGCGACCGCAATGGTTGGGTCGAGATTTTCAATCCGGGCGACGACTTCACCAGCTTCCTTGAGCAGCAGGAAGAGGAAGTCGGCGGTCTGATGAAGGAACTCGGCTTCCTTTGA